One part of the Arabidopsis thaliana chromosome 1 sequence genome encodes these proteins:
- a CDS encoding Integrase-type DNA-binding superfamily protein (Integrase-type DNA-binding superfamily protein; FUNCTIONS IN: DNA binding, sequence-specific DNA binding transcription factor activity; INVOLVED IN: regulation of transcription, DNA-dependent; LOCATED IN: nucleus; CONTAINS InterPro DOMAIN/s: DNA-binding, integrase-type (InterPro:IPR016177), Pathogenesis-related transcriptional factor/ERF, DNA-binding (InterPro:IPR001471); BEST Arabidopsis thaliana protein match is: Integrase-type DNA-binding superfamily protein (TAIR:AT1G71520.1); Has 4908 Blast hits to 4906 proteins in 216 species: Archae - 0; Bacteria - 0; Metazoa - 0; Fungi - 0; Plants - 4903; Viruses - 0; Other Eukaryotes - 5 (source: NCBI BLink).), which translates to MDYRESTGESQSKYKGIRRRKWGKWVSEIRVPGTRDRLWLGSFSTAEGAAVAHDVAFFCLHQPDSLESLNFPHLLNPSLVSRTSPRSIQQAASNAGMAIDAGIVHSTSVNSGCGDTTTYYENGADQVEPLNISVYDYLGGHDHV; encoded by the coding sequence TGAAAGTCAGTCAAAGTACAAAGGAATCCGTCGTCGGAAATGGGGCAAATGGGTATCAGAGATTAGAGTTCCGGGAACTCGTGACCGTCTCTGGTTAGGTTCATTCTCAACAGCAGAAGGTGCCGCCGTAGCACACGACGTTGCTTTCTTCTGTTTACACCAACCTGATTCTTTAGAATCTCTCAATTTCCCTCATTTGCTTAATCCTTCACTCGTTTCCAGAACTTCTCCGAGATCTATCCAGCAAGCTGCTTCTAACGCCGGCATGGCCATTGACGCCGGAATCGTCCACAGTACCAGCGTGAACTCTGGATGCGGAGATACGACGACGTATTACGAGAATGGAGCTGATCAAGTGGAGCCGTTGAATATTTCAGTGTATGATTATCTGGGCGGCCACGATCACGTTTGA